A single window of Halococcus salifodinae DSM 8989 DNA harbors:
- a CDS encoding cold-shock protein gives MANGTVDFFNDTGGYGFIDSDDSEEDVFFHMEDIGGPDLEEGQEVEFDIVQADKGPRAENLERL, from the coding sequence ATGGCGAACGGCACAGTAGACTTCTTCAACGACACGGGCGGGTACGGTTTCATCGACAGCGACGACTCCGAGGAAGACGTGTTCTTCCACATGGAGGACATCGGCGGCCCCGATCTCGAAGAGGGCCAGGAGGTCGAGTTCGACATCGTGCAGGCGGACAAGGGTCCGCGCGCCGAGAACCTCGAACGGCTGTAA
- a CDS encoding DUF5778 family protein, which yields MSESIDDDLYRRAAALLEPGEIELNGVVVHTEFSSAEESLLHQATIEIGETIASHADAGDTYVHSGTDDPEFGLNQHQGLTIEGDAFVWECQQLLREGTHDVVFYYEASADHAAILDDLRDEGYTVTGVEG from the coding sequence ATGAGCGAATCCATCGACGATGACCTCTATCGGCGGGCGGCGGCGCTGCTCGAACCGGGCGAGATCGAACTCAACGGCGTCGTGGTCCACACCGAGTTTTCGAGCGCCGAGGAGAGCCTGCTCCACCAGGCCACGATCGAGATCGGCGAGACCATCGCGAGCCACGCCGACGCCGGCGACACCTACGTCCACTCGGGCACCGACGACCCCGAGTTCGGACTGAACCAACACCAGGGACTCACGATCGAGGGCGACGCGTTCGTCTGGGAGTGCCAGCAACTCCTCCGGGAGGGGACCCACGACGTGGTGTTTTACTACGAGGCGAGCGCCGACCACGCGGCGATCCTCGACGATCTCCGCGACGAAGGGTACACGGTGACTGGCGTCGAAGGCTGA
- the uppS gene encoding polyprenyl diphosphate synthase — protein sequence MPSSARRLLDRTYERLLEREVDGAPSHVAVIQDGNRRYADERGKDASDGHRAGAETTEQVLDWCADVGVEELTLYTFSTENFDRPPEENERLFALLDEKLREFAEAERVHDREVSIRAIGETDQLPEHLRDAVEYAETRTSGYDQLRLNIALAYGGRAELLGAARDAARAVEEGDLAPHEIGADEIDRRLYEGPTRDVDLIIRTGGDERTSNFLPWHANGNEAAVFFCTPYWPAFAKKDFLRAIRTYESREESWRRTRARRALALVRAVGSAELDEASAIVDRFREYLPRRELERVDRDEGESATAD from the coding sequence ATGCCTTCCAGTGCGCGTCGCTTGCTCGATCGGACGTACGAACGTCTGCTCGAACGCGAGGTCGACGGCGCGCCCTCCCACGTCGCCGTGATCCAGGACGGCAACCGACGGTACGCCGACGAGCGTGGCAAGGACGCCTCCGATGGCCACCGTGCGGGGGCGGAAACCACCGAACAGGTCCTCGATTGGTGTGCCGATGTCGGCGTCGAGGAGCTCACCCTCTACACCTTCTCGACCGAGAACTTCGATCGCCCGCCTGAGGAGAACGAACGCCTCTTCGCACTGCTCGACGAGAAGCTCCGGGAGTTCGCCGAAGCCGAGCGCGTCCACGATCGGGAAGTCTCGATTCGTGCCATCGGCGAGACCGATCAACTGCCCGAGCACCTCCGCGACGCCGTCGAGTACGCCGAAACCCGCACCAGCGGCTACGATCAGCTCCGCCTCAACATCGCGCTCGCCTATGGAGGCCGCGCCGAACTCCTCGGCGCGGCCCGTGACGCCGCTCGCGCGGTCGAGGAAGGCGATCTCGCGCCACACGAGATCGGCGCCGACGAGATCGATCGTCGGCTCTACGAGGGGCCGACGCGCGACGTCGACCTCATCATCCGTACTGGTGGTGACGAGCGCACCTCGAACTTCCTGCCGTGGCACGCCAACGGCAACGAAGCAGCGGTCTTTTTCTGCACGCCCTACTGGCCGGCGTTCGCGAAAAAGGACTTCCTGCGGGCGATCCGGACCTACGAGTCCCGCGAGGAATCGTGGCGGCGCACCCGTGCGCGGCGCGCGCTCGCGCTGGTGCGGGCGGTCGGCAGTGCGGAGCTCGACGAGGCGAGCGCCATCGTCGATCGGTTCCGCGAGTATCTCCCGCGTCGCGAACTCGAACGGGTCGACCGCGACGAGGGCGAGTCGGCGACCGCCGACTGA
- the ahbB gene encoding siroheme decarboxylase subunit beta, protein MNEADVAVDLDRRDRAILNAFQGGFPVVERPFEPAAAALRERDVDCSADELLDRIQRLDEEGTLSRFGALIDAEAIGGTATLVAMHAPEERFEEVAEQVNAHREVAHNYEREHPHLNMWFVVSVADSERVDEVLAEIEAETGQETYNLPKQQEFRVEAKFLLDGPVDDGDLDLSHLGPDVDPATDDRLTPAERDLVVELQGGLPITETPYRDVAAAIDADVEWVIETITRFERGGKIRRVGVVPNHYSLGYTENGMTVWNVPDDLVGEVGPAIADLDFVTHCYERPRHEGVWPYNFFAMTHGRSEAESERRVAEVTERMTAFFDVSDDDWDTLFSTRILKKTGIRLDERAAANTDGEDDE, encoded by the coding sequence ATGAACGAGGCGGACGTCGCAGTCGATCTCGATCGTCGCGATCGCGCGATTCTCAACGCCTTCCAGGGCGGGTTCCCGGTGGTCGAGCGGCCGTTCGAGCCCGCGGCCGCGGCCCTCCGCGAGCGTGACGTCGACTGCTCGGCCGACGAGTTGCTCGATCGGATACAACGACTCGACGAGGAGGGCACCCTCTCGCGGTTCGGTGCGCTGATCGACGCCGAGGCGATCGGCGGCACGGCGACCCTCGTGGCGATGCACGCACCCGAAGAACGATTCGAGGAGGTTGCCGAGCAGGTCAACGCCCACCGCGAGGTCGCGCACAACTACGAGCGCGAGCATCCCCATCTCAACATGTGGTTCGTCGTGAGCGTCGCCGACTCGGAGCGGGTCGACGAGGTGCTTGCCGAGATCGAGGCCGAGACCGGCCAGGAAACCTACAATCTCCCGAAGCAGCAGGAGTTCCGGGTCGAGGCGAAGTTCCTGCTCGACGGGCCGGTGGACGACGGCGACCTCGATCTATCGCATCTCGGGCCCGATGTCGATCCCGCGACCGACGACCGGCTCACGCCCGCCGAACGCGATCTCGTCGTCGAACTCCAGGGTGGGCTGCCGATCACCGAAACGCCGTACCGCGACGTCGCCGCAGCGATCGACGCGGACGTCGAGTGGGTGATCGAGACGATCACACGCTTCGAGCGCGGCGGGAAGATCCGGCGCGTGGGCGTCGTCCCGAACCACTACTCGTTGGGGTACACCGAGAACGGGATGACGGTCTGGAACGTCCCCGACGACCTCGTCGGCGAGGTCGGGCCAGCGATCGCCGACCTCGATTTCGTCACCCACTGCTACGAGCGCCCGCGCCACGAGGGCGTCTGGCCGTACAACTTCTTCGCGATGACTCACGGCCGCTCCGAGGCCGAGAGCGAACGGCGGGTTGCTGAGGTCACGGAGCGAATGACGGCGTTCTTCGACGTCAGCGACGACGACTGGGACACGCTGTTCTCGACGCGCATCCTGAAGAAGACGGGCATCCGGCTGGACGAACGCGCCGCAGCGAACACCGACGGCGAAGACGACGAATGA
- the hemA gene encoding glutamyl-tRNA reductase yields the protein MTTATGVISGVSVSHRRANVETIEAAGVRDERAAVEALLDREDVCEAFVVETCNRVEAYVVTDDPDRGRAIVASVVEDVPDEAVIDLGHEESLRHLMRVACGLESIVLGEDQILGQLRDAYATARTAGGIGRLFETGIEKALHVGERARAETAINEGVVSLGSAAAELATNEAELANATALVVGAGEMGTLVATALAESVDELLIANRTAANAEHVASTVDVEATALTLDGVAAAVDAADVVVSATGSPDPVFERTMFEAVGETLVVDLAQPRDVPPSAGNRPDVTVCDLDALESVTDETHERRREAAARVETLIDDEFDRLLARYKRQRADEVIGTMYAGAERMKERELARAVSKLETDGLTDDQHAVVESFADTLVNQLLAAPTRSLRDAAEADDWSTINTALQLFDPTFDGDEPADEDELAADEPASEMERAFAAAVYDELDD from the coding sequence ATGACCACGGCCACCGGTGTCATCTCCGGCGTCAGCGTCTCGCACCGGCGTGCGAACGTCGAAACGATCGAGGCCGCCGGCGTCCGTGACGAACGCGCGGCCGTCGAGGCGCTGCTCGACCGTGAGGACGTCTGCGAGGCGTTCGTCGTCGAGACGTGCAACCGGGTCGAAGCGTACGTCGTCACCGACGATCCCGATCGCGGGCGGGCGATCGTCGCGTCGGTCGTCGAGGACGTACCGGACGAAGCGGTGATCGATCTGGGCCACGAGGAGAGTCTGCGTCACCTCATGCGGGTCGCCTGCGGCCTCGAATCGATCGTGCTCGGCGAGGATCAGATCCTCGGCCAGCTCCGAGACGCCTACGCGACCGCCCGGACGGCCGGCGGGATCGGGCGGCTGTTCGAGACGGGGATCGAGAAAGCGCTCCACGTCGGCGAGCGCGCGCGGGCCGAAACCGCGATCAACGAGGGCGTGGTCTCGCTCGGCAGCGCCGCCGCCGAACTCGCCACGAACGAGGCGGAGCTCGCGAACGCGACCGCGCTCGTGGTCGGCGCGGGCGAGATGGGAACGCTCGTCGCTACCGCGCTCGCCGAGTCGGTCGACGAACTCCTGATCGCGAACCGGACGGCGGCGAACGCGGAGCACGTCGCCAGCACCGTCGATGTCGAGGCAACCGCGCTCACGCTCGACGGGGTAGCGGCGGCGGTCGACGCTGCCGATGTCGTGGTTTCGGCGACCGGCAGTCCCGATCCGGTCTTCGAGCGGACAATGTTCGAGGCGGTTGGCGAGACGCTCGTGGTCGATCTCGCCCAGCCGCGCGACGTGCCGCCCAGTGCTGGCAACCGGCCGGACGTGACAGTGTGTGACCTCGATGCGCTCGAATCCGTCACCGACGAGACCCACGAACGTCGCCGGGAGGCCGCGGCGCGGGTCGAGACGCTGATCGACGACGAGTTCGATCGGCTGCTCGCCCGTTACAAGCGCCAGCGTGCCGACGAGGTGATCGGGACGATGTACGCGGGTGCGGAACGCATGAAAGAGCGCGAACTCGCGCGCGCGGTTTCGAAGCTCGAAACCGACGGGCTGACCGACGACCAGCACGCCGTCGTCGAGTCGTTCGCGGACACGCTCGTGAACCAGCTGCTCGCCGCTCCCACCCGGAGCCTGCGCGACGCCGCCGAAGCCGACGACTGGTCGACGATCAACACCGCGCTCCAGCTGTTCGATCCCACGTTCGACGGCGACGAGCCTGCCGACGAGGACGAGCTGGCGGCCGACGAGCCGGCTTCCGAGATGGAACGTGCGTTCGCCGCAGCCGTCTACGACGAACTGGACGACTAA
- a CDS encoding precorrin-2 dehydrogenase/sirohydrochlorin ferrochelatase family protein — MIPLLHDFTGATVLVFGGGSVGARKARRFAREAQVVVVSPSFAGDEFGGAERVRAAPDPTVVPDWFERTDPALAVAATDDDAVNDAIASAANERGVLLNRADRSKGGDADESNGEPTDDGDGGSDRYAREVVVPATVRDDPVTMAVATGGRSPALSRYLRERFEAEFADVGAMADLSGQLRTELRERGIGPSQRRAAIRAVVRSERVWKGLGDPDHKTETEAESVISDVLSSTGKQ; from the coding sequence GTGATACCGCTACTCCACGATTTCACTGGAGCGACGGTGCTGGTGTTCGGTGGCGGGTCGGTCGGTGCGCGCAAGGCCCGCCGGTTCGCCCGCGAGGCGCAAGTCGTGGTCGTGAGCCCGTCGTTCGCTGGCGACGAGTTCGGCGGTGCGGAGCGGGTTCGGGCTGCCCCCGATCCCACAGTCGTCCCGGATTGGTTCGAACGGACCGACCCGGCGCTCGCGGTCGCGGCGACCGACGACGACGCGGTGAACGACGCCATCGCGAGCGCGGCAAACGAACGCGGCGTCCTCCTGAATCGTGCCGATCGAAGCAAGGGTGGAGATGCGGATGAATCGAACGGCGAGCCAACTGACGATGGGGACGGCGGGAGCGATAGGTATGCGAGGGAGGTCGTCGTGCCAGCGACGGTCCGGGACGATCCGGTGACGATGGCGGTCGCCACCGGTGGCCGGAGTCCAGCACTCAGCCGGTATCTCCGCGAGCGCTTCGAGGCGGAGTTCGCAGATGTGGGAGCGATGGCTGATCTCTCCGGACAGCTCCGCACGGAGCTCCGCGAGCGCGGCATCGGCCCCTCCCAGCGTCGGGCAGCCATCCGGGCGGTCGTCCGATCGGAACGGGTTTGGAAGGGTTTAGGTGATCCGGATCACAAAACAGAGACAGAGGCGGAATCAGTGATCAGCGACGTGCTCTCGTCGACGGGAAAGCAATGA
- a CDS encoding cold-shock protein yields the protein MATGTVDFFNDTGGYGFIDSEDSEEDVFFHMEDIGGPDLEEDQEVEFDIVQADKGPRAENLERL from the coding sequence ATGGCGACAGGTACGGTCGACTTCTTCAACGACACGGGCGGTTACGGCTTCATCGACAGCGAGGACTCCGAGGAGGACGTCTTCTTCCACATGGAAGATATCGGCGGCCCCGACCTCGAAGAGGACCAAGAGGTCGAGTTCGATATCGTGCAGGCAGACAAGGGTCCGCGCGCGGAAAACCTCGAACGGCTGTAA
- a CDS encoding undecaprenyl diphosphate synthase family protein, which translates to MGLYDRYLAARVRRNPATLPERIAVVIAERDLLEDGAYRTLEDCFAWAFEYGADRVMVYVSVLDTGAVPAIRQVFERCDAPRELAVRGPDDAERADAPIQVSIGLGGKHEFAAAVRGVATQVEAGTLAPDDVDGDAIEERLVFPTDPDLVIKTGAERLSDFMIWQSVYSELHFTDVNWRDFRKRDYLRALRDYQNRQRRYGK; encoded by the coding sequence GTGGGACTTTACGACAGGTATCTCGCCGCCCGGGTCCGCCGGAACCCGGCCACGCTGCCCGAGCGGATCGCGGTGGTTATCGCCGAGCGCGACCTCCTGGAGGACGGTGCCTACCGCACCCTCGAGGACTGTTTCGCGTGGGCGTTCGAGTACGGGGCCGACCGCGTGATGGTGTACGTCAGCGTGCTCGACACCGGTGCCGTGCCCGCCATCCGGCAGGTCTTCGAGCGGTGTGACGCGCCGCGCGAGCTCGCGGTTCGGGGCCCCGACGACGCCGAGCGCGCCGACGCCCCCATTCAGGTCAGCATCGGTCTCGGTGGCAAACACGAGTTCGCGGCGGCGGTCCGCGGGGTCGCAACCCAGGTCGAGGCCGGGACGCTCGCGCCCGACGACGTCGACGGCGACGCGATCGAGGAGCGGCTGGTCTTTCCGACCGATCCCGACCTCGTGATCAAGACCGGCGCGGAGCGCCTCTCGGATTTCATGATCTGGCAGTCGGTGTATTCGGAGCTCCACTTCACCGACGTGAACTGGCGGGACTTCCGGAAGCGCGACTATCTGCGGGCGCTTCGGGACTATCAGAACCGACAGCGCCGGTACGGAAAGTGA